In the Planctomycetota bacterium genome, GAACCAGCAGATGTTCATCACATCCAGGTTTATATACATTCCAAAATGCTTCTCTTGTCAGATATTCAACATTTCGATAATCAATTTGTTCTTCCAATCTAATTGATATGTTCATCTCATCTCCTTCTGTAAAATAAGCAACATATAGATTACGTTGTTGCAATACTATTGTTCAAAAATGCTTTATTCCGATAGTCTTAGCAAAGTCCCCCGCTGCAACGCCGAGCTCAAAGTGTAATGCACCAAGGCGTAACAAACGCACAAATATATCACGCTTAGGGAGAAGCCGTAAAGCAGGGGATGGGGGTAGTGCAGGGGGAAGCCGTAGAAGTGCCGGAAATATTCCAAAAAATAGGTCAGGGGGATGATTTGGGCCAGTTCCTGGACCCCCGGGGGCAGAACGCTCACCGGATAGTAGAGACCGCATAAAAGGAGCATCAGGTAGGAGAAGGCCCAGGCCGCG is a window encoding:
- a CDS encoding ABC transporter permease — its product is VVMGLLSMWLFDMDLSRPGAMGLLIFLAGMFLSAAIIGALVLALVLWFGQRAEVAAWAFSYLMLLLCGLYYPVSVLPPGVQELAQIIPLTYFLEYFRHFYGFPLHYPHPLLYGFSLSVIYLCVCYALVHYTLSSALQRGTLLRLSE